From Abyssibius alkaniclasticus:
CAAGGCTGGGGCTATCGGCATCGGGGGCGCTGCGGATATACAGCACATCATCGCTGGCCACATTGGCCACATCGTAAAGCGAAGGGCCATAGGTTTGTGCAATTGCCGTGCCCGCCAACCCGAAAAGCAGCGCCAGAACAAGCGTGAGTTTCATAGAATCCACCCGATGAAAATTGAAGCCTTGCCCCGTTTAGCGTGAAAACATCGCGGCGCAAAGCCTCAAGCGCGCTCTGATCCAGTGGCGGGCAGGCTGCGTTTCTGGCCGTTCATATCTACCGCCACAAACACAAATCGTGCCGAGGTGACACGAAAAAGCTGGTTGCCGGGCTGTCGTGTCACCCAGACCTCCACCTCGATTTTCATCGAGGTTGTGCCGGTTTCAACCAGCTTGCCCCAGAGCGACACAAGGTCGCCGACCAGCACCGATTTGTAAAAGGTCATCGCATCAACCGCAACCGTGGCCACGCGCCCCTGCGCACGCTGGCGCGCCAGAACCGAGGCGCCAAGATCCATCTGCCCCATCAGCCAGCCGCCGAAAATATCGCCATTGGCATTGGTATCGGCGGGCATGGCGATGGTTTGCAACGCCAGGGTGCCTTGCGGGGTTGCGTTCATCTGTTGCTCCAGCTTGCCGACAGGTTCTGGCGCATCCAGAATTCGCCCATCAGCCCGATAAGAACAAACAGCAGCGTAAAATAAAGCGCGTAGGTCGGCGAGCTGACGGATGTATCATAATTCACAAAGGTCGCATCACGCGCCTGGTCGATGGCATGAAACAGCGGGTTCCAATCAAACCAGTCGATCATGATCGCCGGCATATAGGCCGCCGGCATCGCCTTGCCCGAAGTTATCATATTGGCACGCATATAGACCGATGACAAAAGCCCGACCATTTTGGGCGCAAAGGGGCGCACCATCAGAAAAACCAGCCCAAGCGCGATACCGCTCGACCATGCGGTAAACACCGGCAGCACAAGGCCGAACGGGTCTTGCAGCTCGATCCCGCCCCGAAAGATGAACACGAAGAACAGGATAAGCCCCGCCGCCGAAAGCTGAAAATACAGCCCCGACAGCGCCTTTGAGGCGATGGAAAGCATGGTTGTCATCGGGCGGTGCAGCATGATCGGCTGTGTTGCATCTGCCGAGCTTAGCACCGAGCGGATTGCCCGGTTATGCAGCAGGAACAAAAACACGCCCGTCAACAGGAACAAGATAAAGTCACCCTGTATGGCAAGGCTGCGCAGCCCGATCACCTGATAGAGAAAGTAGAACATGGCGACATACATGATTGTCTGCAACATCTCGTTCAAAATCCCCAGCGGGGCATTGCCGGATGATTTGCGGATTTCATGCACCGTGGTGTGGTAGACCCGCTCGCTGAAGCTGAAGGCTGCGCCCAGCATGGTGGTGGGCAGCGCCTGCTCGAAGATCGGGTTTTTGTCTGCGGTTTCCATCAAGTTCGGCCAAATTCAGCTGCGCGCTGTTGCCAGCATGGCTACAAGGCCATAAGAGCAGGTAAACAATCAAGCCCGAAGCGAGGTTAGCCGTGCTGGATCACACAATCGTAACGCTGCGCAAGCTGGCGCTGGAAGCCGGTGCCGAGATCATGCGCTATTATCAAAGCGACGAGATCGGCCTGCGCCTCAAGGATGATCAAAGCCCGCTGACCGCCGCCGACGAGGCCGCCGATGCCATCATTTCGGCGGGGCTGCGCAAGGCTTTCCCCGACAGCGCCGTCGTCACCGAAGAGCAGGCCGACAGCCACAGCCAGCACCATACGCGGTTTTTCATTGTCGACCCGCTGGATGGCACCAAGGAATTTGTGCAAAAGCGCGGCGATTTTACGGTGAATATTGCGCTGGTTGAACACGGCGCACCGGTTGCGGGCGTGGTTTATGCGCCCGCGCGCCAGAGGCTGTTTCTGACCGGCATGGGCTGCGCCTATGAGGAGATCGGCCCGTTTGATGCGACAACCCCCGGCGCGCTGAACAAGCTGGAGCTGCATGTGCCCGCGCCCGATGCGCTGATCATCGTCGCCTCCAAATCGCACCGCGATGCGGCGACCGATGCCTATATCGCGCAATATGCGGTGGGTGATTTCCGCGCCGCTGGCTCGTCGCTCAAATTCTGCCTGCTGGCGGCGGGCGAGGCCGACCTTTATCCGCGCCTTGGCCGCACGATGGAATGGGATACTGCCGCTGGCCACGCGGTGCTGGCCGCTGCGGGTGGCTATGTGCTGCGCGCCGATACGTTGGCGCCGCTGACCTATGGCAAGCCCGGCTATGAAAACCCGTTCTTCATTGCGCATGTGCCGGGGGTTACGCCCCGCGCCAATGGCTAGGGGCGCGGGTGCGCATTTCGCTTGTCATCGTCAGCCGTGACCGGGCTGACGCCCTGGCGTCGGCGCTGAACTGTCTGCGTTTTCAAACCGTTACCGATTTTGAAACCATCGTCGTTTCCAACCTGCCCGCACCAATGGGGCCGGCACCGGCGCCGCTTTCGCATTACGATTGCCAGCCCGCCAATATCTCGCTTGCGCGCAATATCGGGCTGGCACGGGCCAGGGGCGCTATCGTGGTGTTTTGCGATGATGATTGCCTGCCCGACCCGCGTTTCATCGAACGGATCACCGCACCCTTTGCCGACCCGCATATCGGGGCGGCAGGGGGCATGTCGCGCGGCACGAATGGTGTGGCCATGCAATGGCAGGCCGATGCCTTTGGCCGTGACGGGCGCGACAGGCCGCTGAGCATAGACTTGCGCAAGCCCTGGACCGTGTTCGCCCCCGAGCCTGACCGCTTTGTCAAAACCGTGGGCACCGCCTGTGCGTTCCGCGCAGATGCGCTGCGCGCCATTGGCGGGTTTGATGAAGGCTTTCGCTATTATTTTGACGAAACGGACGTGAATCTGCGCCTGTCCGAGGCGGGCTGGTCTACCGCGATTGTGCCGGCGGCACAGGTTCACCATGCCTTTGCCGCCGGGCCGCATCGTGACCGGCGGCGAATGCCCACCGACATGTTTGAAATCGGCGCCTCGGCGGCACGGTTTTGCAGGCTACATGCGCCCGATGCCGCGGCCGCGCTTGGCGCCCAGCGCCGCGGATTGCGCAACCGGGTGCTGAACTACCATCTGCTTGGCCTGATCGGCGGGCAGCGGCTGCGCTTTCTGCTGGCGCGGCTTGATGAAGGGATCGCCCATAGCCAGGCCAATTTCCCGCCA
This genomic window contains:
- a CDS encoding acyl-CoA thioesterase: MNATPQGTLALQTIAMPADTNANGDIFGGWLMGQMDLGASVLARQRAQGRVATVAVDAMTFYKSVLVGDLVSLWGKLVETGTTSMKIEVEVWVTRQPGNQLFRVTSARFVFVAVDMNGQKRSLPATGSERA
- a CDS encoding ABC transporter permease; translation: METADKNPIFEQALPTTMLGAAFSFSERVYHTTVHEIRKSSGNAPLGILNEMLQTIMYVAMFYFLYQVIGLRSLAIQGDFILFLLTGVFLFLLHNRAIRSVLSSADATQPIMLHRPMTTMLSIASKALSGLYFQLSAAGLILFFVFIFRGGIELQDPFGLVLPVFTAWSSGIALGLVFLMVRPFAPKMVGLLSSVYMRANMITSGKAMPAAYMPAIMIDWFDWNPLFHAIDQARDATFVNYDTSVSSPTYALYFTLLFVLIGLMGEFWMRQNLSASWSNR
- the cysQ gene encoding 3'(2'),5'-bisphosphate nucleotidase CysQ yields the protein MLDHTIVTLRKLALEAGAEIMRYYQSDEIGLRLKDDQSPLTAADEAADAIISAGLRKAFPDSAVVTEEQADSHSQHHTRFFIVDPLDGTKEFVQKRGDFTVNIALVEHGAPVAGVVYAPARQRLFLTGMGCAYEEIGPFDATTPGALNKLELHVPAPDALIIVASKSHRDAATDAYIAQYAVGDFRAAGSSLKFCLLAAGEADLYPRLGRTMEWDTAAGHAVLAAAGGYVLRADTLAPLTYGKPGYENPFFIAHVPGVTPRANG
- a CDS encoding glycosyltransferase family 2 protein encodes the protein MRISLVIVSRDRADALASALNCLRFQTVTDFETIVVSNLPAPMGPAPAPLSHYDCQPANISLARNIGLARARGAIVVFCDDDCLPDPRFIERITAPFADPHIGAAGGMSRGTNGVAMQWQADAFGRDGRDRPLSIDLRKPWTVFAPEPDRFVKTVGTACAFRADALRAIGGFDEGFRYYFDETDVNLRLSEAGWSTAIVPAAQVHHAFAAGPHRDRRRMPTDMFEIGASAARFCRLHAPDAAAALGAQRRGLRNRVLNYHLLGLIGGQRLRFLLARLDEGIAHSQANFPPPPKPEPIPVPGPAISLPAPKPRLHFLLEGRRARMRPIASALAAAGHVVTLLDIRASARPLWAFFDDDGFWYHRGGVFGRIRRNEPLISLRTKPQYLAVELRRLALFRKVNYMISDKKPKQPAQILPELRTIAKIDSMTVLDLQSDNF